A region of the Egicoccus sp. AB-alg2 genome:
ACCTCCTCCAGACCGGCGGTGCCGGTGCGAGCCACGGCGACGACGCCCTGGGGGGTGGTGGCGTCGGCGAGGCGTTCGAGCACGTGGTCGGCGACCTCGTGGCACACCACGTCGTCGGGGACGTCCAGCCCCGGGGCCGCGTCGGCCGTCACGTACAGCTCCTCGACGACGCCGGCCGCGAGCGCCTCACGCACCGCATTAGGGCCTTCGACGAGGTGATGGCCCCGCTCACGGCGCTCGCGACGGCGCGCCAGGGCCGCCGCGGCGCGGATCCGCGGGTTACGGACCGAGGTGATCGGTTCCACCGTCGAGCTCTCCTGCCGTGCGCTCGCCCCCGGACGAACGACGAGCGCCGGCGTGGACGCCGGCGCTCGTCGCCGAGGGTTCGCGCAGGATGCCTCAGGCCGCGTCGGCCTCGAGCGCCGCCTTGGCCGAGGCGACCACCGCCGCGAACGCGGCCTGGTCGTGCACGGCGAGGTCGGCGAGGTTCTTGCGGTCGAGCTCGATGCCGGCCAGCTTCAGCCCGTGCATCAGACGGCTGTAGCTCAGGCCCTCCTGACGGGCCGCCGCGTTGATGCGGGCGATCCACAGCTTGCGGAAGTCACCCTTGCGCGCGCGGCGGTCGCGGTAGGCGTACCGATCCGCGTGGTAGACGGCTTCCTTGGCCACCTTGAAGCGGCGGCTGCGGGCTCCGCGGAAGCCCTTGGCGCGGTCCAGGACCGCCTTGTGGCTCTTCTTGGCGTGAACGCCACCCTTGACGCGTGCCATGGGGGGTCCTCCTCGTGTCGTGCGTGCGTGTCAGCGTCGGATTCGTGCCGCGCCCGCGGCGTGCGGGGTCGCCGGCGGGGCGCCTACTGGTTGAGGAGGCGCTTGACGTTCTTCGCGGCCCCGCCCGTGATCTCGGTCGGACCGGCCAGGCGGCGCTTGCGGGTGGAGGGCTTCTTCTCCAGCAGGTGGGCGCGGTTCTTGCGCGCGACCAGGACCTTGCCGTTGCGGGTCACCCGGAAGCGCTTCTTCGCACCGCTGTGCGTCTTCTGCTTCGGCATCGAACTGCTGCCTTCGTGTGGGCGGCGCGCAAGGGCGCGCCGGGGCGTGCGGGGGAAAGCCGGGGCGGCGCGGCGGCGCGCCGCCCGGCGAGTCTGCTCGGCTGGCTTCAGCCCTCGGTGGTCGGCTCGGCCTCCGGCGCGGGCTCACCCGGCTCGACCGGTGGCTGACCGGCGACGTGCGCCTTGGGCTTGTCGGCCTTGGGCGGCTTCGGCTTGACGGGTGCGAGGACCATGACCATGTTGCGGCCGTCGACCTTCGGGCTGGCCTCGACGGTCGCCAGTTCCTTCATGTCCTCGGCGAGTCGGTCCAGCAGCCGCAGTCCGAGCTCGGTGTGGCTCATCTCACGACCACGGAA
Encoded here:
- the rplT gene encoding 50S ribosomal protein L20, whose amino-acid sequence is MARVKGGVHAKKSHKAVLDRAKGFRGARSRRFKVAKEAVYHADRYAYRDRRARKGDFRKLWIARINAAARQEGLSYSRLMHGLKLAGIELDRKNLADLAVHDQAAFAAVVASAKAALEADAA
- the rpmI gene encoding 50S ribosomal protein L35; protein product: MPKQKTHSGAKKRFRVTRNGKVLVARKNRAHLLEKKPSTRKRRLAGPTEITGGAAKNVKRLLNQ